A region of the Streptomyces durocortorensis genome:
GTGCCGCCGAGGCCGCCGACGCTCAGCGTTCCGCCGATCGACAGGTGGGCGAAGTCGTTGTAGACGGGAAGCGTCTGGCCGGAGTCGAGCGCTTTCAGCGCCAGTGTCGACCAGGTGACACCTGCGTCGACGTCGGCGATGCCCCGCGAGATGCTGTGCACCTCGCCGAGCGGCTTGGGGTCGATGGCGATGCCGCCCTCGACCAGGGCCTGGCCGTAGTGCGAGTGAGACTCGCGGTCGTCGGCGCCGGTCCCGCTCTGGCCGTTGACGGCCACGGGTATCCGGTGGTCGTGGGCGTAGCGGACGATCTTGCGGATGTCGTTCACCGAGCCCGGGGTCAGGACTGCTCGGGGGCGGCGGGTGAACATGTGGCCGAAGTCCTCGGTGAACGCCGACGGGTCGGCGGGGAGGACGAGCGTGCCGTCGAGGGCGGGTACCTGGTGGATGCCTGACGTCGAACCGGGGGCGGTGGCCCACGCGCGGGCCTGGGGGTCCCACCCCAGGACCGCGGCGCCCGCTCCGACGACCAGGCCGGACAGGATCTTCCGGCGTGAGAGCTCGGTATGCATGCCTTGTTGGTACGCCCGTGGGCGCAAGGAGAACGCAAGGCGGCCGCCCGCCCCGCACGCTCAGTGCGCGGGTGCGGCGCTGCGGTGCTCCTGCGGGCTGATGCCGTACACCCGCTTGAACGCCGAGCTCAGGGCGAACCCGGTGCCGTAACCGACCTGCCGGGCCACGGTGTTGAGGGTGGCGTCGGACTGGCGCAGCAGGTCCGCGGCCAGGGCCAGGCGCCATTCGGTCAGGTAGGTCATCGGGGGTGTGCCGACGGTGCTGCGGAAGCACTGGGCCAGCTTGGCCCGGGACACGCCGACCTCGGCGGCGAGCCGTTCGAGCGACCAGTCGTTCGCCGGGTCCTGGTGGAACAGGCGCAGTGCCTCGCCGGCCACCGGGTGGGCGTGGGCCCGGTACCAGGCAGGGGCCTCGGTCTCGGGCCGGTCGAACCACGCCCGCAGTACGGAGATGAGCAGGGTGTCGAGGAGACGGTCGAGGACGACGCCCTGGGCGGGCCCCTGTTTGGTGACCTCGCCCGCCAGTACGGGGATGAGGGGCGAGTCCCAGGTGTCGGCGGAGACGACCAGCAGCGGCGGCAGTACGTCGAGGAGGCGCTGCCCGACGGCGCCGACCTCCTCGTACACGCCGAGCAGCATCTGCACCGGCCCGTCGGGGTTGCTGCCCCAGGTGCGTACGCCCAGCGACATCCGTTCGCGCAGCTCGACGCCCTCGGGCGTGACGCACTGCTGGCCGGGGTGGACGATGACCTGCGGCGGGGTCGCCGGCTGGTCGCTCATCACGTAGGGGTCCGGCCCGCGGACGATGGCGACGTCACCCGGGCGCAGCCGCACCGGTTCGCCGTGGTCGGGCTCGACGTGCGCCTCGCCGCTGAGCATGACGGCGAGGCAGAGCGGTGACTTGTCCTGGACCCGGATCGACCAGGGGGGGTCCAGCACGATGCGGAGGAGGAATGCGCCGCTGGCCCGCGGCCCTTCGAGTAATCCTGCGAGTGCGTCCACCCGCCCAACATTAGACGACTGGACATGCATCTAGGCATCTCAACCATGGACCGTCCAGATTGCTGCCGTTCAGACTGCTTGCATGACGACAAACGAGCACACGACGTTGGTTCTCGGCGGCACCGGCCGGGTCGGCCGCCGAGTCACGAAGAAGCTGATCGATCGCGGTGTGAACGTGCGGGTCGGCTCCCGCGCCGGGAAGCCCCCGTTCGACTGGGAGGACCCCTCGACCTGGGCCGACGCCGTCACCGGCGTCCAGTCCGCCTACCTGATGTACTACCCCGAGGTCGAATGGCCCGGCGCGGGCGACGCCATCGGCGCCGTGGCCAAGCTGGCCGTCGACGCCGGTGTCCGGCGCCTGGTCCTGCTGTCCGCCCGCAACCAGGAGGAAGCCGTCCGGTGCGAGGACGCCGTGACGAGCCTCCCGGTCGAGTGGACGATCGTCGCCCCGGCCTCGTTCAACCAGAACTTCGACGAGGGCGTCTTCCTGGAGCCCCTGCGCCAGGGCGTGCTGGCCCTGCCCGCCGGTGACAACTCCGACCCGTACGTCGACGCCAACGACATCGCCGATGTCGCGGTGGCGGCCCTCACCGAGGACGGCCACGTGGGCGAGCGCTACGAGCTGACGGGTCCCCGGCTGTGGACCTTCGCCGAAGGTGTCGAGGAGATCGCCCGCGCGACCGGTCGCTCCCTGCGCTACCAGCCGATCACCCGGGAGCAGTTCGCCGACGCCATCGTCGCCGACGGCGCCCCGCGTGATTTCGCCGAGCCGCTGGCCACGCTCATCTCCGAGTTCTTCGACGGCCGCAACAGCTCCCTGGCCGACGGCGTCGAGCGCGCCCTGGGGCGCAAGCCCCGCGACTTCGCGGACTGGGTGGCCGAGGTCGCGCCCACCGGTGTGTGGGACGCCGCCTGACGTGAACCGGTGATGCCGCCGGGCGAACACGGTTGGCGGGGGCGGGCCTTGCGCTGATGTTGCGGGGCCGCCCGCACGATGCCGGAGATGAAACTTACCCGGCTCTGGACCTCGTTCGCCCAACAGGTCGATGCCCGCCCCGATGCCACGGCCCTCGTGGCGAAGGGCGGGCACGTCTCCTACGGTGAGCTCGCCGACCTCGTGGCCGACGCCTCGCACCGACTCGACAGGCTCGGTACGACCGGCGGCGAGCCGGTCGGCGTGCCCGCCACGAAGACACCCCGGACCATCGCCCTGGTGCTGGCCTGCCTGCGGCGGGGTGTCCCGGTGGTGCTGCCCTCACCGACCCTGCCCGCCGCCTCCCTGCAACGGCTGCTGGACCGGGCGGGATGCCGCCACGTCATCCACGCCGATGACGGCGGCTCCGCCCCCGCCGGCGCAGCCCCGGCCCCGGCAACTCCCCACGGCCCCGACGACATCGCCTTCGTCCTCACGACGTCGGGATCGACGGGCCTGCCCAAACTGGTGCCGCTCAGCGCGGGCGCCGTCGAGCGCTTCGCCGACTGGGCCGCCGTGCAGTTCGACCTGGGCCCGGGCGCCGCCACCCTCAACTACGCCCCGCTCAACTTCGACCTCTGCTTCCTCGACGTGTGGGCCACGCTCCACCACGGCGGCACGGTCGTCCTGGTCGACCCGGCCGCCGCCACCAACGGGCGCCACCTGCTCGACGCCATCGACGACAACGCCGTGACGGTCGTCCAGACCGTGCCGATGACGTACCAGCTGCTGGTCGATGCCGCGGGTGACCCCGGCCGGAAGCTCCCGTCGGTCCGGCACGCCATGTTCACCGGGGACCACATGCCCACCCGGTATCTGGCCCGGCTGCCCGAGGTGTTCCCCGACAGCCGCTTCTACAACATCTACGGCTGCACCGAGACGAACGACAGCTTCCTGCACGAGGTGGACCGGAACGCGATTCCGGCCGACGGTGTTCCGCTCGGCACACCGCTGCCCGGCGTCGAGGCGGTCGTCCTCGACGATGCCGGTGCCGTGGTCACCGGGCCGGGCCGGGGCGAACTGATCGTCGCCACGCCGTTCCAGGCCGCCCGCTACCTCGGTGCCGACCCGCAGGCGCCCAACCCCTTCGTGGACGCCCCGGTCGGCCGCCCTCCGGGCTCAGCAGCCCGCTTCTACCGGACCGGCGACATCGTGCGCCGTGACGGCGACGGCCTCCTCCGCCTGGAGGGACGCAACGACCACCAGGTCAAGGTACGCGGTACGCGGGTGAACACCTCGGCCGTCGAGCAGGTGCTGCTCGATCACGACGAGGTCGCCGAGGCCGTGGTCATCGCCGTCCCGGACCCGGTCGCGGGCCACGTGCTGCACGCCGTCCTGCGCCGGGTGCCCGGGGCGGCGGTGGGGGCGCTCGGTCTGCGCCAGCACTGCGCCCAGCACCTGCCCACGGCGGCCATCCCGTCGACCCTCCGTCTGTCCGAGGCCCCCTTGCCCCGCACCTCCACCGGCAAGGTCGACCGCCAGTCCCTCGGCCCCATCCAGCGCCCGCCCCACTCCGGGGCGGCCGCCACCCGAAAGGAATCCATACGATGAACCACGAGAACCAGGTCAAGACGTTCCTGATCGAAGAGTTCCTGCCCGATGTCCAGGCATCGGAGCTCGCCACCGACTACGACCTGCTCACCAACGGCGTCGTCGACAGCCTCGGGCTGCTCAAGCTCATCGCCTGGATCGAGACCGAGTTCGGCGTCACCGTCGACGACGCGGCCCTGGACCCGGACAACTTCCGCACCATCGACGCCATCGGCGCCTTCCTGGCGCGGGCGTCGGTGCCGGCCGAGGCGAGCTGACCCGTGCACGACGCATTGGCCGCCCTGCTGGCCGGCCGCCCGGTCGACACCGCGACGTGGTCGTCGTTCTGGGACGAGCTGAGCGCCGACACGCTGGACTCCGGCGAACCCGCGGCGCTCCTGGGGGCACTCGACATCGACAAGGTCGACCCCCGGACGTTCACCGACCTGGTGCGGTCGCTGCGCGCGCGCCGCACCGGGCCGGTGACCCCCTTCCCCGGGGCGGTCAACGTGGTCGGCACGGGCGGCGGTGTATCGACGTTCAACGTCTCGACCGCCGCCGCCTTCGTCGCCGCCACGCTCGGGGCCCGTATCGTGAAGACCGGGTCGCGGGCCCACGCCAGCGCGTACGGCTCCATCGACCTGCTCGACCGGCTCGGTGTGCCGCTCACGAAGTCGTACGGTGAGACGGCGGCCTCCCTGGACCTCCACGGCATCGCCTTCGCCGGCTACTTCGTCTACCCGATCGAGCTGACCGTACTGGCCCGGCGCATCATGCCGCTGCCCATGCGGACCTACGGCCGGATGCTCAACGTGCTGGGCCCCTTCCTTCCGGCTCTGCCGGGAACGCGCCAGCTCACGGGCCTGTCGAGCCCCGCACTTCTGCCGCTGGCCCGCTCCCTGGCCGAGGCGGTCGAGGACCGTGAGGTCTGGCTGTGCACCAACGACATCGGTGCCGACGAACTGATCGGCTTCGCCGGCAACGTCCTCCACCCCGGCGCCGGTGCCCCCGATCTCCAGCTGAACCCCCGCGACCTGGGCACGGCCGGCGGGAGTCTGGGGGACCTGGCGCCGGTGGCCGATCCCGCACGGGTCGTCGACCACTTCCTGGACGTCGTGTCCGGGCGGGCGGGCGAGGTGGCCACCCAGACGGTCGCCCTCAACGCCGCGGCCCTGCTGATCGCGGCCGAGCGGGAAACCGAGTGGCGCCCCGCTCTGGCCCGGGCGACGGCGGCGATGCGGGACGGCGCGGTGCGCGACCTGGTCGACGCCGTACGGGCCGCTCCACCGGCAACGTCATCCCTGACGAGCGAGGGGACATCCCATGTCTGACCTGTTCCCCCGCCCGCCGGGCCTGGCCGTGTTCCTCAACGCCGGTGACCCTCCGTTCGACGTGCTCGACGATGTCGCCGACATGCTGGACGAGCACGAGGTCGACGTTCTGGAGCTGGGGGTGCCGTTCCCCGACTCGATCAGCGACGGGCCGGTGATCCGCCGGTCCGCCGACCGGGCGCTCGCCGCCGGGACCGACCTCAAGGACGCACTCGCCTTCGTGGAGCGCTCCCGCAGCCGCCACCGCCACCTGCGGGTGGTCGTCCTCGCCGACTGGGCGCACACCGTCCGGCCCCGCTCGATGGCCCAGGTCATCACGGCCGTCGCCGCATCCGGGGCGGCCGGGGTGCTCCTCCACGGAGCACCGCCCCGGGTCCGCCCGGACTTCTACGACCGGGCCGGTGCGGCCGGGCTGCCCGTCGTCACCACGTGCTACGCGACCTCGGCCCCCGGGATCGTGGCG
Encoded here:
- a CDS encoding AraC family transcriptional regulator; the protein is MDALAGLLEGPRASGAFLLRIVLDPPWSIRVQDKSPLCLAVMLSGEAHVEPDHGEPVRLRPGDVAIVRGPDPYVMSDQPATPPQVIVHPGQQCVTPEGVELRERMSLGVRTWGSNPDGPVQMLLGVYEEVGAVGQRLLDVLPPLLVVSADTWDSPLIPVLAGEVTKQGPAQGVVLDRLLDTLLISVLRAWFDRPETEAPAWYRAHAHPVAGEALRLFHQDPANDWSLERLAAEVGVSRAKLAQCFRSTVGTPPMTYLTEWRLALAADLLRQSDATLNTVARQVGYGTGFALSSAFKRVYGISPQEHRSAAPAH
- a CDS encoding Rossmann-fold NAD(P)-binding domain-containing protein, with the protein product MTTNEHTTLVLGGTGRVGRRVTKKLIDRGVNVRVGSRAGKPPFDWEDPSTWADAVTGVQSAYLMYYPEVEWPGAGDAIGAVAKLAVDAGVRRLVLLSARNQEEAVRCEDAVTSLPVEWTIVAPASFNQNFDEGVFLEPLRQGVLALPAGDNSDPYVDANDIADVAVAALTEDGHVGERYELTGPRLWTFAEGVEEIARATGRSLRYQPITREQFADAIVADGAPRDFAEPLATLISEFFDGRNSSLADGVERALGRKPRDFADWVAEVAPTGVWDAA
- a CDS encoding AMP-binding protein, producing MKLTRLWTSFAQQVDARPDATALVAKGGHVSYGELADLVADASHRLDRLGTTGGEPVGVPATKTPRTIALVLACLRRGVPVVLPSPTLPAASLQRLLDRAGCRHVIHADDGGSAPAGAAPAPATPHGPDDIAFVLTTSGSTGLPKLVPLSAGAVERFADWAAVQFDLGPGAATLNYAPLNFDLCFLDVWATLHHGGTVVLVDPAAATNGRHLLDAIDDNAVTVVQTVPMTYQLLVDAAGDPGRKLPSVRHAMFTGDHMPTRYLARLPEVFPDSRFYNIYGCTETNDSFLHEVDRNAIPADGVPLGTPLPGVEAVVLDDAGAVVTGPGRGELIVATPFQAARYLGADPQAPNPFVDAPVGRPPGSAARFYRTGDIVRRDGDGLLRLEGRNDHQVKVRGTRVNTSAVEQVLLDHDEVAEAVVIAVPDPVAGHVLHAVLRRVPGAAVGALGLRQHCAQHLPTAAIPSTLRLSEAPLPRTSTGKVDRQSLGPIQRPPHSGAAATRKESIR
- a CDS encoding acyl carrier protein, encoding MNHENQVKTFLIEEFLPDVQASELATDYDLLTNGVVDSLGLLKLIAWIETEFGVTVDDAALDPDNFRTIDAIGAFLARASVPAEAS
- the trpA gene encoding tryptophan synthase subunit alpha, whose amino-acid sequence is MSDLFPRPPGLAVFLNAGDPPFDVLDDVADMLDEHEVDVLELGVPFPDSISDGPVIRRSADRALAAGTDLKDALAFVERSRSRHRHLRVVVLADWAHTVRPRSMAQVITAVAASGAAGVLLHGAPPRVRPDFYDRAGAAGLPVVTTCYATSAPGIVAEAAAHASAYVYLVTHYGTSGSGPAPDQGALRAPIDALRTLTDVPVAAGFGVRTAADVERVHAAGADAAVVGSPVVACAEAALVAGRDVAADLGALVTGLRPHHSRSSL